From the Argentina anserina chromosome 3, drPotAnse1.1, whole genome shotgun sequence genome, the window CATTTCTCTTTGCCCTAATTCCAATGAGGCCCCATATTCCACTATCCTCGTCAAAGTCGAACAGATTAAACTCCTTAATCAGTGTTGTATAACCTCGTTAATTAGTAGAGTATTATGTACTTGGGGATTGTGTTTCATTGTTTTGACCGAAATCGGAATCAAACATGAGAGGAAGATCTGAAGAACTAAAGTACCAAATAAGTAGGCGTGGCTGATCTCTTGGATTTGATCAGAGACTCGGAGTAATTAATTATGCAGACAAGATTTGGTAGATTTGTCTTATGTTGTAGTGGGTGCATAGCCTGCAGTCATTATACTCGACTTGACTATAATAACCTTGCctaatttattttcatctGCACAAAATCGTagaacttataattaatttccAGGATACTGTCTCTATGACTTTATGTTTCCCTGTTCCGAGAGACCTATTCGTCTTTTGTCATCTTGATCTCAAAACACATGATGATATATACCTTCGTTATAATTGACAGTATGGTTTCACTTGACTCGAAATATTAGTAATTACTACCTAGTAATGGCGGAATTGTGGAAGTAAAATGAAGTTAAATACTTAAATCCAAGCTTTTGTGTGCATATTGTTGCAATAGAGACGGTCAACAATTCATGAGTAGTTTCGCCTGTTATGAGTTATTCGAAGTTACGGATGTGGAAAAtgctttataattttatactCATGGActactttgaattattatGATGTTTCTAACgaattattgagtttgagagtaaatttctttcaaaatggCATTACGGACTTTTACTATTGGATTCATTGGAATCATGCATGTAAAAAGAGGCAATTGGGGTGGCTACGTTGAGCTGCTCAAGAGAATAATAGacataaaaagaaagaaagaaaaaaacgacaagagagagagagagaaagactTAAGGAGAGCAGAATAAAGTAATAGACAGGCCAACATGCGAATGTGTTTAAATTCATAATACCATTCTCCGCCGTTGGACAGATAAGCTGTCCCTTTTGTCTCATTTCATATCTCTCACACAATCCTAGCCTTCGAATCTCTCACGTACTCTCCCTACTCTCTCTTAAAAACCCTTAAACCTCATCATAAACACAACTCACTcgatctttcttcttcaccaaCTTTCCGGCAATCTTTCCCGAAACCAGCAGGATGATGGGTTCGAAGGGGAGGAAGAAGCAGATGTGGTCTCCGCAGCCATTGACGCCACTCATGGAAGGTCCGGACCCAGAGATTCAAGAAGAAGGAGGTAAGAAGGAGAGCTCCTGGGAAGCCATACGTGAATGGTTCAGAGCACAAAAGGGTGGTCTTCCTCAAGGAAGTAACTTATCAACTTCAGCTTATGGAAGTAATGGTGGTACTATTCCGGCAAAGAGACAAGATTTGAGGCTCTTGCTTGGGGTTCTGGGATGTCCTCTAGCACCAATTCCTCAAGCTGGTGATCCTGTTGATCATCCCATGCCACACATCAAAGACATTCCATTTGTAAGAGCTAGCATCAAACATCTTGAACTAATTGAATCTTGCTCTCTCTTTCTGTTACTAACGAATGATAATGGTGATTCAGGAAACATCGACTGCGCACTACATTATACAACAGTATCTGGCAGCAAGCGGTTGCTCGAAGCAGCAGAAGTGCAACAAGAACATGTACGCGAGTGGGATGGTGAAGATGGTTTGCTGCGAGACTGAAGTGTCCGCAGGTAGAAATGTGAAGACTTTAGGAACACGAAGTGGGGAAAGTGGGTGCTTTGTTCTTTGGCAAATGTTGCCCGGAATGTGGTCTCTGGAGTTGGTAGTCGGCGGCAACAAGGTGGTGGCCGGAAGTGATGGAAAGACTGTTTGGAGGCACACCCCTTGGCTCGGTACTCATGCTGCCAAAGGCCCTCAACGCCCATTACGCCGTATCATCCAGGTAAGATCAGAAATCCAAACCTGTTCATTCTACATGTAACATTGACAACCGATCACTTTCATCTattaacataacaagtctatgAAAGTCATATTTGACATCGAACATGGTTTGAAGACATTCATGGATTCTATGTTTTTGGATTGCATATACCAATCTGAGGTTTAAGAACGGTAGTGTTCAATTATTCGAAAGAGTTAGCCTTTAGGACTTGGCTCATTTCTTTACCGAACAAAGATAGTGATTTGAGGAGGGAAGAAGATCACAATCCCAATAAAAATGGTATGAGGCTGACAATAATGGAGAAACTGTCCCATGCTTTACCCTACaagtcttttcttttctttgaacACCTCAAACTCTCAGAGGGTTAAGAATGGCATGTGATTGCAGGTTTCTTGCGTCATCCATGGTCATATGTGTACATGGTCTTGGGATTACCATAATCTCTGAACTAAAGtggcttctctctctctctctctctctatttatttctttgcttttgctttttctttattttcactTTAGTGAATGAATGCTTCTGGATCTAGTGCATTATGCCTCCTTTaccctttctttttcttcttctttctctttcttctttcgggtatattttctttttgatcaCAATTTTATCTACACTAGCTAGTAGTTACTATTGATTCTAGCTATAATGCCCCAGAAAGCTTACTCACACGTGAGTGCACAATTGAACGTTTTGCTTTGCTTcgttttcattatttttaaattaagaataacaaatttttatgTCGACGAGTCGAACTCATAAACTCACACTTATAATAAGATATTTCTTTCACTAGACTGAATGATAGCGGGTGATTatgatttcattttgattAGAGAAATACACCGAAATTCTTGAGTTGATTTAGTTTGTAATTTGGCTTAAAATGTGCATGAAATAGTTAAATCAGCTAATTTTATCAGGGTAAATTAGCTTAATGTTTATGGCTTAACCTGCAATATGTAGatttttaaatttgattaGATTAATAGATATTTTGATTGTGTTTTGCTGCAGGGTTTAGACCCAAAGAGCACAGCAAGCTTGTTTTCCAAGGCACAATGCTTGGGGGAGAAGAGGATCGGCGACGATGATTGCTTTGTGCTAAAAGTCTCAGCAGATCGCGAGGCTGTGATGGAACGAAGCGAAGGCCCTGCAGAGGTAATTAGGCATGCATTGTACGGCTACTTTTGCCAGAAGAGTGGACTCCTCATCTACTTAGAGGACTCGCACCTTACTAGGGTCGAAACCCCAGAAAACGAAACGGTGTATTGGGAGACCACTATAGGAAGCAGCATTGCGGATTACAGAGATGTGGATGGTGTGATGATCGCTCATCAAGGCCGTTCCATCGCCACCGTTTTCCGGTGTGGGGAGCTTTCGATGGAGTACACCAGGACTAGAATGGAAGAGGTTTGGAACATTGATGATGTTGTGTTCAATGTGCCGGGGCTTTCCATGGACTATTTCATTGCTCCTGCTGATATATATGATAGTAGTAGTGCTGTACAATCACCTTGATTAACTCTAACGAACCGGACTTATTAGGATGCTAGCTTGTTTCTAACTACAAAAATATTGGCGGGTACAcgagtgttttttttttctggttttaATTTCCTCCTATCTTCAAGTGTATTATGTAACATGTAGCTTTTCTGTTTTGTAATAATATGATATGAAGTCACTGAACTTAAAATAACGTGCTCAACCGCATGCATGGGATGAAATAAGAGGGATCATGGTTTATTCTAGTCGATCAACTGCACCGTTTTGACTATATATATCTGatttttattacatttaaCCTGTCTGTAAGTTGCCTACATGCATGCAACAAACTATTTGCGGAAGATTTACTAACTAATTAGATaacctcaaaaaaaaaaaaagataacctCAAGATTGAAAAGTAGGACTGCCCGCTCCCTCCATATATTCCTCAAAGCTTTGAGATTGCCACTATAAGACATGGTGGAATTAGATTATTTGAAGATGCATAATAGATGTAAATGATTCCAAATCCTTATTCTTATGATCATTGATATTTGAAAACCAATATGTACAAAGTTGCAAACACACCATCTTATTTTCACGTCCGAATGATGGTTATGTATGAATATGGTAGGGCATTTCATATGTGGATTCATGTGGCCCAAATAGATTGTTACTGGGCCTACCCTCCAGACACCTGTCCATATCTCTGGCCTTTGTCATGAACAAGTGAACAACGACAAATAAATTCAGACTATTTCCTTTCCCTCCACTCCTCCAGACTCCAGACTATAGATCGAATCCCCTTTAATTCAGTATTATTTATCGTTCCAACCAGAAATGATatgatctttctgtaagctttgTTTTCGTCGTAGAGATAAATAAGACCCGAATCGAAATCTTAATCTGTAGGAGGCCGGCCATCCAATTCACAGCAGCCTATAACTGCTGCATTAACACCTTGACACCAaggtgagccaatatatatttcttgGTCGTCAGCGTTGATGCAGCAAATTCTATTTAGACACTTTCGATCTGTTTGGCGAGTTTGGGCAAAAAAACCATCTTCCTACAAATTAACCTATTTTTACCCAGTACATATGAACATGCACCTCCTTACATCTTGCGTCCAACAAAGTCTTATTTGTAGACATGTTTTGTGcgggagattcaagattaagTATATTTACGAAGTATAGTATGTGCCATTGTGCCAATCCCATATACTAATTGCATATACACGCTATAGCTAGTTACTTTCATAGTAAAATCAAAGTTCAAAGGCACTGATCTatcttttttatatatatttatttaacaaaGGAGAAGGCAAAAAATATGATCTCCTGTGTCCGATAAACTctaacaaagaggataaacaaaagctcaatccGACATGTGTACACCCATACATGCAAAATCATAGATATAAAAACTTCTAGCAAATAGCAAACACTCAGCCAATAAACCTTTAATCAAATGACGGGATGAAGCTTGTAGCATTGGCAGACAGTTGTGAGATAcaaagaatagagaaaatagacatcttgtgatgcttcttgtaatgatgaaaagaatgcagagcagactctctgaacaattctaaaagatgacgttgggattctaacacattaaaaatattACATTCGAAACGCACTAGATTCTTAGtgatccaaataaaccaaattagattacagGAGACCAGAAACTAAAGTTGGcgtttaggttttgggaaTGTTGAAACATCAACACcattaaacacttcatcaagggtaccccaaggcgagaatgaatgagaaaatagaaggcaaactcatttccataaagccacaatttcatagtaatgcaaaagaagatgtgtaCTCGATTCCGCATGACTTCAACAAAAGGAGCAACGAGATGAAAGTGAAAAACCTcaccgttgtaaagcatcatcaGTTAGTAAACACCTATGAAGAGCCTTCCAAACAACAAGagttttacagggttaaatTGCTTTACTCCAGATCACTTTACCCCAATCTTTATGCTCTCCatgatttgagaagaaaacaaaagtttcTTTTGCCATCAGAATTCTTGAGGAGGAGTGCGGCCATAAAAGAGAGTCAGATGTGTCTGCATCAGGCAGAGCAATGCGCTCAATTTTTTCTGCTGCTTGAGGgaataaagaaataaaatctgCTAGGAGAACCCAATGAGAATCAACAATAACAGCATCATgctaaaaaaatatcattttaccaTCACCAACACTCTAATGcaaagaatttaaaaacattGTCCACCAAAGGTGCCTCTAGTTCTGTCTCCGTATTCCTTCTCAAATAAAGTTCGAAAAGGAAAGAACACACAGACCCGCATATACGTATGTCTTTCACTGGGTGCATTCCTCTTCTAGTTTCATGGGAGAAACAAACATTTCTTCAGATGATCTGACATATAACGATGAGATCGAGAGGTCATTAATTCTCTTCAGCTGTATAATTTTTGatatattgtacgtaattgtttaaaacaagttcaagttctatgagagagagagagagagagagagagagagagagagagagagagggagcgggggggggggggggggggggggacaaAAGAAGCTTCGGGAGTAAGAATCTGCAGCAGGAAAATCTTTACTACAAAGACCCAAAGTTTGCAAATGAAAGTACAGAATCCAAAGTATGACTGCAAATGATGATTTGCATTTTCATAGAAGGAAGTGCCTTCCTCGGATATAACAACTTCCTAATCAGATGGAAACCATTTCATAATCATCACTGAGTGATCATGATTCTAAAACAGTCTCATGCAAAGTACTCTATAACAAGAATTTAAACAAGCTAAACGAGCCATgcatcatcatcgtcatcaGCTTTTGATGCAAGAGAGGTAGGAGTATACCCTGATCTCTTTAACTTTGAGGACATAAAGATAGAAGCTTCCTCGATATGTGCACGCGTGGGAGTGCGTTGTATTCTTCCTTCCCTTTAGGCTTTAttatcttttctctctttaattTCGGGCTATCTAAGACTATATCTCTATCTATTTTTCTCTCGAGTAGTACTGTCTCGCTGTGGAGATAGAGAGTAGCTGGGGGAAGATTTCCTGTCCAACTTGCAGTGTTCTCTGCAACCAATAAAGGTTGTAGTGGCACCGCTTTCTTTTCCAGTGCTActtcaaaaaatttaaaagaaacttCAATCTCTCTCGATCTGCATATATGCATCTACCCTTGTGCTGCTGCCGAGGTTACCAGTCTAGATAGAGTACGTTGGACCTGAGTAATTGTTAGAGTTGGATCGGACCTGCCttggttcatttttttttaattaattgagATCACACGGTTTCCTCAAAGATTTTCGAGACGTACTAGTCAATACCGAGAGCCTAGCAACCAagaataaattgaaatttcaatAGCGACGGAGGGTTTCGAGTTTGAATATAGAGATTTAATACCTAAGTTCTTACAAATTCAACCACCCACAGtgttttttaatataaatttttaaaatctttttacataaatataacaagatATGAAACTCGAGTATCTGAATTAACAGTACATTAGGAAATTTTTTGGATCCGAATCAAGTATATAGTTCACCATTTACCAAAGTGGTAGTGCTAAATTAAACATATACATGACATGCGAAGGGGATGAGGTCATGTAGCTTTGTGGAGTAAAGAAACAATATTGACAGGGACACTTGTTGTTCTCTTTGTTTGACACCCAAGGAAAAAGAGCAGCAAAGATAGCTCGATACGGTTGGTCGGCTTCTCTTGTAGGAATTTATATTCCCTTATCGCGAAAAAGAGTTAGCTTATGCTCGGTAATCACTTTCTAGCTAGATCGTTGTGCCAAATGACTAtagttcattttctttaataCATGTTCTCTGTACGTATTGTCCTCATAAGACATCCATGATCTTTTTACTTTGTCGGGGAATTGATACAAACTTACAATTAGACAGGTATTCTTCTGATAATCCCAATGGTTTTGTCTTCAATAACTAACTTGGAGCAACTGACTTTAGAAGCACCAGTAGTTTCAGATGGTTGTTTGATGATTTAACTCTTTAAATTGATAAAAAGAGACAATTCACTGTAATAATAATCGACTTATCGAGAAGGATATATGCAGTAATGCCTGCAGCACATATATTAACACAAATTTACAAGATTGCAAGAGAATTAAGAACATCTCCCATGCATGCACGCTAGTTTGTAATTTGTTACTTCATTTTATTCAAATGGTGTTGAAATTCTTATACAAAAGGTGACCTTTTGTAGTCTTATTTTGTTAACCGTATCAGTGATCAAGTGTTCGTACTTATTAAAACAGTGTATTTGAGTTCCAATTCGCAGGTAACATGATGATAATGTTTTACGTAAGAACGAGCATTAAATGAGTAGTTGAATCAACAAATGTgcaataacccgatttttagggtttaaattgtatgaattcttataaattattaaatttggaAAATTTAATGAATCGCATTTTTTCACTTCATGACGATGTCTAATCGAAAACGGAATCGtcttcggaaatttaaattggaaaaacattacgtttccgcgacgcggGAGTCGATTTgtactccgtcgctcgtttccgaaaacttcattcacgaaagttttATAGCTCGTCGATGCGAATTTGTGGACACGTCaacgttctaatcggacgtcgtatgtgaaagttattagcgacgaaagttagtttctgattttggaaaaagtataaaaggaaatttttgaaaactagggtttccaaaaaccctcatttctctctccctctcaccccgCAGCTatcactctctctctttctctctctccccgacccttTCTCCTTCTCAAATCGCCTCCGGCGATCTCCACGACTTCGGCCTCTATGGCCCTCACAGCCTGCCTCAAAGGCACCGCACGATCTCCAACTGCCACCCTTAGACGAATCACGCCGCAATGAAGCTCGATCGACAACTGGAAGCTCCTGCGCTTTGCCGCCGTCCAAGCTCCGCCTCCGGCAATGCAAGCACTCGGCAATAGTCGCTCTCCACCGCTCCTCACCCCCCGGTGCTTTCtatggattagcagaattgaaagactactctgaagatttcgaagtttctttatttcattttgtggtgaggattgagcggattttacatttccatttgatataatgcttgaattataaatcggttttgtaataatcaattcgacTGAGATGTACTATAAACTCAGTAACGATACACTGtgattataagatgatttcgatttattgtgattgttttagagttttttatgGTTTCGATTTTAAGTTtaacacttgaaatttcggggtcgtgacaaaaTGAACAGAGGTGAACGTGAGTCGTTGATACTATACGTAACTACATGCTCTTAGTTCCATAAATTCTCTTATGTAAGCAGTGAATCGAATGAGTACGTAGTTGATACCATAAATTAAGCTGCTACAACATGCAAATTTACTTTCCTCAGTGATTTTGTTGACAAGTTACAATAGTGGTGGCTCGTAGCTAGAAATATATGCAATTACATTTAGTTAGGTTGGTATTGCATATGTTTAGCAGGAGAAATAATTTAGTAAAACATTAGAAATTTATTATGTTCTGTATATGTATTATATATGCCCGCCAagcagaaaaaaaagaagaaaatagagtATGACCGTATGAGTCAATAGTTCACAAGAAGTTCGGGAGTAATGCAGTTAAAATTTTTATGTATTATTAGAAATCCAACTTTTTAGAATGAGAGTTCAGGCCAGGTCTGATATAAGCCTAAATGATATTAGTATCTTTAGGCTATATATAGGCTTTTAAATCGATATAATTTTCAAGATTAGGGACAGGTACGTAAATGATAAGATATCTATCATATATACTAAGGGATACTCCTATTTCCTTCCCTTTCTCACATCAATTGTTGATCATACATCCCGAAATAAGAATACTACTTGATCATACATATATCAAGTTGCACCTTGCAACTGATGATGAGCCATATAAAATTTTTATTCATGTAATGCAAGATTAATTTTTCCATGAAAATGCATGGCGGGAATGTGGCAGTTTTGAGTATCGAGAAGTTACAATTAAGGATCACACTAAGTTACAGATCGATGTACGGATAAAATAAACAATGTAACTTAATAAGTCTGCCATCAGTGGCATTTTATCATACGTAAGTAGAACCGTAATGTGATAACCAGCTAACCTTCATGACAAAAACCCTAAATCGTTTTCAGCACACTTCAAAGCTTCAAAATTAAGAGCTCACCCGAATGGCGAATTTCTTCCTTGTCTAACACCTGCGTTGGTCATGGGGTTCATCCTTTCCGATCCCATTGGTGCTCTCCGCGGTGAAGGCCTCTCGAGCTTATTTCCTGCTTCAAACTTTTTATCGTCTGCCTGAATCATCGGTTTTGCTTCATAAATATCTGAAATCGACTCGATCTGATCAGTGCCTCTTTCAATGGATGGTGGtgcaatttgaatatgatGATCTTCCTGAGATCCAAGACATGATGCGGCTGTTCCCAAGTCTTGGAGTCTTAGATCATCAGACCAAATCAGCGGGCTCTTGCCACTACTGTTACCACTGTTATAAGGACTCGGCCTCTTCTTCGATCCCATGCAATTAATGTTATCATTGTTTGGCATAAAACTGTGGTGATCAAGAGATGGCCTGTCCAAGCTGTTATGTTGAAGTTGATCAAGATGATCACCCGATCCATATATGTTCAGGTCTTGAAACGATGGAAAGTTGAGAGGAGAATTGAAATCTTTTAGGTTTCCCATATCAGCATGATTAACACCTTGATTATTTCCAATATTACCCTTGTAGCTTCCAGCTGCAGCAGCTGCCATGTTGTTTTCACCAGCAAGGGTTTGGCAGGCTTTCTCTAATATGCTTTGCATGTACTTCCCTTGAGCTTCTATCCTCAACTGAAGATGTTTTTGGACCTGTTAATTATTTGTATGATATAATTATATTAACTCAAAGGAAGAACAAGAGCATCTCATCCGTGCAATACGATACATTTTGCAAAGGTGTATGTATAAATTATATTACCTCTAATTGTTCATGCAATCTTCTCTGCACCTCCATTTGCATCCTAATAGCATAAACGATGTGGtaattattactgttttttcGCATACAGTTAACAACAAAATTCAAACCCCCCAGCAGCCCCAAACAAAGCATGAACCAtagaaagagaggaagagaacgAGAAAGAGAAAATTCAGATCGAAGGAGAAAGATTACGAATAGCTTCTGAATTGGAAAAATTTCATGATAAACATTATAATAAAAGGTAAAAGCTATTGAGGAGATAGAAAAAGAATACATACTCGTTCATACTGCGGCCTATAATCCCAGATGAAGATGCACTACTTCTTTGGAGATCAAGTGGAGATGCTGCCAcgatatataatatttaatacataaaagaacttataaaaaaaatcttgaaatTGAGAGCTTCTAAAAACCCTAGAAAGTGAGAGCTTAGTACGTCTCACACATACCATGATCTTTGATCGAGTGATCATTGAATTCCTTGTGAGGTTGCTTTCCGAGCCTAAATTTCTGTTCAGGTAGGTTAAAATGatgagaagaaggagaaggatcAGGAAAGAAATACCGTCAAGCTAGCCGACCCAAAAATAGGAATGTTTGTAAAAGTGAGCAGCTAtaacagaaaagaaaaggaagttTGAAAAAATGTTGCAGAGAGCAAAAATTAACCTGGAGGTGGCTCTTGAGGTGGTAAAGTGTGAGACCCTTCACACCCATAACCCTCATGATAGTCTTTGGTGTAGCCT encodes:
- the LOC126788204 gene encoding uncharacterized protein LOC126788204, coding for MMGSKGRKKQMWSPQPLTPLMEGPDPEIQEEGGKKESSWEAIREWFRAQKGGLPQGSNLSTSAYGSNGGTIPAKRQDLRLLLGVLGCPLAPIPQAGDPVDHPMPHIKDIPFETSTAHYIIQQYLAASGCSKQQKCNKNMYASGMVKMVCCETEVSAGRNVKTLGTRSGESGCFVLWQMLPGMWSLELVVGGNKVVAGSDGKTVWRHTPWLGTHAAKGPQRPLRRIIQGLDPKSTASLFSKAQCLGEKRIGDDDCFVLKVSADREAVMERSEGPAEVIRHALYGYFCQKSGLLIYLEDSHLTRVETPENETVYWETTIGSSIADYRDVDGVMIAHQGRSIATVFRCGELSMEYTRTRMEEVWNIDDVVFNVPGLSMDYFIAPADIYDSSSAVQSP
- the LOC126786575 gene encoding myb family transcription factor IPN2 isoform X2, whose protein sequence is MFQQHKKPSSMNSHESHRPMCVQGDSGLVLTTDPKPRLRWTVELHERFVDAVTQLGGPDKATPKTIMRVMGVKGLTLYHLKSHLQKFRLGKQPHKEFNDHSIKDHASPLDLQRSSASSSGIIGRSMNEMQMEVQRRLHEQLELRIEAQGKYMQSILEKACQTLAGENNMAAAAAGSYKGNIGNNQGVNHADMGNLKDFNSPLNFPSFQDLNIYGSGDHLDQLQHNSLDRPSLDHHSFMPNNDNINCMGSKKRPSPYNSGNSSGKSPLIWSDDLRLQDLGTAASCLGSQEDHHIQIAPPSIERGTDQIESISDIYEAKPMIQADDKKFEAGNKLERPSPRRAPMGSERMNPMTNAGVRQGRNSPFG
- the LOC126786575 gene encoding myb family transcription factor IPN2 isoform X1 produces the protein MFQQHKKPSSMNSHESHRPMCVQGDSGLVLTTDPKPRLRWTVELHERFVDAVTQLGGPDKATPKTIMRVMGVKGLTLYHLKSHLQKFRLGKQPHKEFNDHSIKDHASPLDLQRSSASSSGIIGRSMNEMQMEVQRRLHEQLEVQKHLQLRIEAQGKYMQSILEKACQTLAGENNMAAAAAGSYKGNIGNNQGVNHADMGNLKDFNSPLNFPSFQDLNIYGSGDHLDQLQHNSLDRPSLDHHSFMPNNDNINCMGSKKRPSPYNSGNSSGKSPLIWSDDLRLQDLGTAASCLGSQEDHHIQIAPPSIERGTDQIESISDIYEAKPMIQADDKKFEAGNKLERPSPRRAPMGSERMNPMTNAGVRQGRNSPFG